A region of Argentina anserina chromosome 5, drPotAnse1.1, whole genome shotgun sequence DNA encodes the following proteins:
- the LOC126795048 gene encoding LOW QUALITY PROTEIN: RNA-binding NOB1-like protein (The sequence of the model RefSeq protein was modified relative to this genomic sequence to represent the inferred CDS: inserted 3 bases in 2 codons; substituted 1 base at 1 genomic stop codon): MDATVTLTPAPVTSWSNMLKKQPDPKPHNSPTTQVLVGSCKSSKGIAYAXRCADNLVSIPEVRDPISRHRLAALPFQIDSMEPSPESIVKVEKFARATGDIGSLSKVDCRLIALTYTLEAQKHGTEHLRDCPPPVLTVSVRRLPEKDLSGWDNNVPNLEEWEALEDKPEDKSNSGSRILPLKDIXLNVVDDSENQEGGDSIQAGXTREMFPRKKEITIEGKMMASEGIDASQGKVDENADEWMPAVGRSTHRRFLRRKARRESKEAASADDDHQHGTGENTSDIYASVDILFMNDDSSEQSSTVRSLSELSVACITGDFAMENVILQMGLRLLAPGGMQIHQLKRWILKCHGCNTMTAETGRMFCPKCGSGATLLKVEVTVSENVIVFAARPRINKCGNRVSLPLPQGGRNAITKNPILREDQLPQQYLYPETMRKANKLGDDDLFICNDSIFGHRSNKKAPLQPPVRKVLAAFSGRRNPNDNHYSRSKH, translated from the exons ATGGACGCCACCGTGACACTGACACCAGCCCCAGTCACCAGTTGGAGCAACATGTTGAAGAAGCAGCCGGACCCAAAGCCCCACAACTCCCCGACCACCCAAGTATTGGTCGGAAGCTGCAAATCCTCCAAGGGCATAGCCTACGC CCGCTGCGCCGACAACTTGGTCTCCATCCCCGAGGTCCGTGACCCTATTTCCCGCCACCGACTCGCCGCCCTTCCCTTCCAAATCGACTCCATGGAGCCCTCCCCTGAGTCCATCGTTAAAG TTGAGAAGTTTGCTAGGGCAACTGGGGATATTGGGTCACTGTCAAAGGTTGATTGTCGTCTTATTGCTTTGACTTATACACTGGAGGCGCAGAAACATGGAACTGAGCATCTCAGGGACTGTCCGCCGCCGGTGCTTACTGTCAGTGTCAGGAGATTGCCGGAGAAGGACTTGTCCGGCTGGGACAATAATGTGCCTAATTTGGAAGAGTGGGAAGCTCTGGAAGACAAACCAGAGGATAAAAGCAACTCTGGTTCGAGGATTCTCCCGTTGAAAGATATTTAATTGAATGTTGTTGATGATTCTGAGAATCAGGAGGGAGGTGATAGCATTCAGGCCG AGACACGGGAGATGTTTCCGAGGAAGAAAGAGATAACTATTGAAGGGAAGATGATGGCTTCTGAGGGGATTGATGCGTCCCAAGGAAAAGTTGATGAGAATGCTGATGAATGGATGCCTGCTGTTGGTAGGAGTACACATAGAAGGTTTTTGAGAAGAAAAGCTAGACGTGAGTCCAAAGAGGCAGCATCGGCCGATGATGATCATCAGCATGGTACTGGGGAAAACACAAGCGATATTTATGCAAGTGTTGATATTTTATTCATGAACGATGATAGTAGTGAGCAGAGCTCGACGGTAAGATCCTTGTCAGAGCTTAGTGTAGCTTGTATAACAGGTGATTTTGCAATGGAGAATGTTATTCTGCAAATGGGTTTACGGTTGTTGGCACCTGGAGGAATGCAGATCCACCAGCTGAAGAG GTGGATTTTGAAATGCCATGGTTGTAATACTATGACCGCTGAAACTGGGAGGATGTTTTGTCCAAAGTGTGGAAGTGGTGCTACCTTGCTTAAGGTAGAAGTTACAGTGAGTGAGAATGTGATTGTTTTTGCGGCACGTCCTCGGATCAACAAGTGTGGCAACAGA GTTTCACTTCCTCTACCACAAGGTGGAAGAAATGCCATCACCAAAAACCCTATTTTACGTGAGGATCAGCTTCCACAACAGTACCTTTATCCAGAGACAATGAGAAAAGCAAATAAGCTG GGAGATGACGACCTATTCATTTGCAATGATTCCATCTTTGGCCACCGTTCAAATAAAAAGGCTCCTCTGCAGCCTCCG
- the LOC126793852 gene encoding putative disease resistance protein RGA3, which translates to MGEFVTSIAENAMIGLASYTYKEVCLAWGVTDELAKLQMTFSDVKKVVLDAEEKQRKDPHLTEWLGKLKDVCYDVDDVVDEFAFKELQMQVLNSRGNVVIFKVRRFFSRWNPLVFNIQMAHRIKEIRESLDTVAAEKASFSLEERAGEWQAVHVKRETHSFVQVYDVIGRDDDKKQIIIHLLNLRLKDTGVRENVSVISILGLGGMGKTTLAKLVYNDKRVVKNFELRMWVYVSDHLDIKKLVREIITSATNQNCSDSESLEQLQKKLQSVLTDKHFLLVLDDVWDKSQIGVTISKWHDLKTLLNVGDNESKIIVTTRNESVTSIMESVYVHQLRGLRHEDCMSLFVQRAFGRRGDEEQFPQLMEIGDDIAEKCGGVPLAVTTLGSMLCSKREQHAWSEVRDSDIWKLKQEHDDILPALKLSYDALPPYLKPCFAFCSLFPKDYIFRSSDLVPLWMAQGFLQTSKGSQEPEEMGLDYIRQICSRSLFQIHEDSINFIAFEMHDLVHDLAISVAQVECSSEKNRPDASSITHKKVRHVSIPRDDLCMKEERVPNYLLQLKKVWTILFPNPEDTVITNKPLMKACIKKFKYLRALDMSGWSLEKLPSSIGNLSHLRYLDLSRNPSMQKLPDSICELQNLQTLLLSGCENLKGLPKDIGILINLRKLVFTTSRMDLPEEIKSLTSLRHFEVHNCSNLESLGEVVRSLINLRILVISNCGNLESLPQLSTPLKALVISDCEQLDMMSLGEGIRGLRSFSISKMSNLEALPHWLQDSKTSLQSICIENCVRLKALPEWLQSLTMLQQLVIEGCPEVLALPEGMHHLVALKELKINDCTKLAESYGRREGQDWPKITRLAKITIDGETIASSDD; encoded by the coding sequence ATGGGGGAATTTGTCACTAGCATTGCAGAGAACGCCATGATTGGGCTAGCTTCTTATACATACAAAGAAGTTTGCTTGGCATGGGGTGTCACAGATGAGCTAGCCAAGCTCCAGATGACCTTCTCAGATGTCAAAAAAGTGGTCCTTGATGCAGAGGAAAAGCAGAGGAAGGACCCCCATCTGACCGAGTGGTTAGGGAAGCTCAAAGACGTTTGCTATGATGTCGATGATGTGGTTGATGAATTTGCATTCAAAGAGCTACAAATGCAAGTGCTGAACTCCCGCGGCAATGTTGTAATATTCAAGGTACGTAGATTCTTTTCGCGTTGGAACCCACTTGTGTTTAACATCCAAATGGCTCATAGAATCAAAGAGATTAGAGAAAGCTTAGATACAGTAGCAGCTGAAAAGGCTTCGTTTTCTCTTGAGGAACGAGCAGGGGAATGGCAGGCGGTGCACGTAAAGAGGGAGACTCACTCTTTTGTGCAAGTCTATGATGTAATTGGAAGAGATGATGATAAAAAACAGATCATCATTCATCTCTTGAACTtaagattgaaagatactGGTGTTCGTGAGAACGTGTCTGTTATTTCCATTTTGGGATTAGGAGGTATGGGAAAGACCACCCTTGCCAAGTTAGTGTACAATGATAAAAGGGTAGTGAAGAACTTTGAGTTGAGAATGTGGGTGTATGTCTCGGACCACCTTGATATCAAAAAATTGGTTCGAGAAATCATCACTTCTGCAACTAACCAAAACTGCAGTGATAGTGAAAGTTTAGAACAGTTGCAAAAAAAGTTGCAGAGTGTTTTAACTGATAAACATTTTTTGTTAGTGTTGGATGATGTTTGGGACAAGAGTCAAATTGGAGTAACTATTTCAAAATGGCATGATTTAAAAACTCTTTTAAATGTTGGAGACAATGAGAGTAAAATCATAGTCACAACACGTAATGAGTCAGTTACTTCGATTATGGAATCTGTATACGTGCATCAATTGAGAGGTCTTCGCCATGAAGATTGTATGTCCTTGTTTGTTCAAAGAGCATTTGGCCGAAGGGGAGATGAGGAACAATTTCCACAGCTAATGGAAATCGGAGACGATATTGCAGAGAAGTGTGGAGGGGTTCCTCTAGCCGTAACTACCCTAGGGAGCATGCTGTGTTCAAAAAGAGAACAACATGCTTGGTCTGAAGTACGAGATAGCGACATCTGGAAGCTGAAACAAGAGCACGACGACATATTGCCTGCCCTCAAATTGAGCTATGATGCATTGCCACCCTACTTGAAACCATGCTTTGCCTTCTGCTCTCTCTTCCCCAAAGACTACATCTTCCGAAGTTCAGATTTGGTCCCCCTCTGGATGGCACAAGGCTTTCTTCAAACCTCAAAAGGAAGCCAAGAGCCTGAAGAGATGGGACTAGACTACATAAGGCAGATATGTTCTAGATCATTGTTTCAAATTCACGAAGATTCAATTAATTTCATTGCCTTTGAAATGCATGATCTCGTTCATGACTTGGCCATATCGGTGGCACAAGTAGAGTGTTCATCTGAAAAGAATCGCCCTGATGCTTCATCCATCACGCACAAAAAGGTTCGACATGTATCAATCCCACGAGATGACTTGTGCATGAAGGAAGAACGAGTTCCTAATTACTTACTCCAGCTGAAGAAAGTGTGGACCATTCTATTTCCAAATCCAGAAGATACGGTCATCACCAACAAACCATTGATGAAAGCATGCATCAAGAAATTCAAGTACCTGCGGGCGCTAGATATGAGTGGTTGGAGTCTTGAAAAGTTACCAAGTTCAATTGGTAATCTGAGCCACTTGAGGTATCTAGACTTGTCTAGGAATCCAAGTATGCAAAAGCTTCCAGATTCCATTTGTGAGTTGCAAAACTTGCAGACATTGCTACTTTCAGGATGTGAGAATCTCAAAGGATTGCCCAAAGACATAGGGATCTTGATCAACCTTAGAAAATTGGTGTTCACCACAAGTCGGATGGATTTGCCCGAAGAAATCAAAAGCCTCACTTCTCTTCGACATTTCGAGGTCCACAACTGCAGTAATCTTGAATCCTTAGGTGAAGTGGTACGATCTCTCATTAACCTTCGGATACTTGTTATTAGTAATTGTGGTAATTTGGAGTCGTTACCACAGTTGAGTACACCATTGAAGGCCTTAGTCATCTCTGATTGTGAGCAGCTCGACATGATGAGTTTGGGAGAAGGCATTCGAGGTCTTCGATCATTTTCGATCTCCAAAATGTCAAATTTAGAGGCGTTGCCCCATTGGCTTCAAGACTCCAAGACCTCCCTACAGAGCATATGCATAGAAAATTGCGTGCGTCTCAAGGCACTTCCAGAGTGGCTGCAAAGCTTGACGATGCTGCAACAGCTTGTCATAGAAGGTTGTCCGGAAGTGCTGGCCTTGCCGGAGGGGATGCATCATCTCGTTGCCTTGAAAGAATTGAAGATCAATGACTGTACTAAATTGGCTGAAAGTTACGGAAGGAGAGAAGGTCAGGACTGGCCCAAGATCACTCGTCTTGCTAAGATCACAATCGATGGAGAGACCATTGCGTCAAGTGATGATTAG
- the LOC126793544 gene encoding protein DETOXIFICATION 16-like — protein sequence MEGEENKSFLSSPLIPVYEEDGVISEEERSHEKWFKKEDVIEEVKKQLWLAGPLICVSILQYSIQIIAVMFVGHLGELSLSGATMALSFTSVTGFSLLMGMSSALDTLSGQCYGAKQYHMMSIHMQRAMFVLLLVCIPLAIISANTRIILIALGQDIDISTEAGKFARFNIPSLFAYALLQCLVRFLQTQNIVFPMMLSSGITTLLHIPICWLLVFKSGLGGRGAALANSISYWINVLFLVIYIRFSSACAKTWTGLSKEAFQNVLTFLRLAIPSAVMVCLEMWSFELIVLLSGLLPKPELETSVLSISLNTAAMVWMIPFGLSSAVSTRVSNELGAGHPKTAQLSVCVVLVMAITEGLLVGLVLILIRNFWGYAYSNETEVVDYLATMMPILATSNFLDGLQCVLSGTARGCGWQKIGAYVNLGSYYLVGIPLAVLMAFVLQIGGKGLWLGIICALIVQVLSLLTITIRTNWEKEAKQAAERVYDSAVPVDIVS from the exons ATGGAgggagaagaaaacaaatcatTCTTGAGCTCACCATTGATTCCAGTTTATGAAGAAGATGGAGTAATCTCTGAAGAGGAAAGGAGCCATGAGAAGTGGTTCAAGAAAGAGGATGTTATAGAAGAAGTGAAGAAGCAGTTGTGGTTAGCAGGGCCTCTTATATGTGTCAGTATATTACAGTACTCTATTCAGATCATAGCTGTCATGTTCGTTGGCCATCTTGGTGAGCTATCACTATCTGGTGCTACCATGGCACTCTCCTTCACATCAGTCACTGGTTTCAGCTTGCTT ATGGGAATGTCAAGTGCATTGGATACATTATCTGGGCAGTGCTATGGTGCAAAGCAATATCATATGATGAGCATACACATGCAGAGAGCAATGTTTGTTCTTTTACTTGTGTGCATACCCCTCGCTATCATTTCCGCCAACACAAGAATCATCTTGATAGCTCTAGGCCAAGATATTGACATATCTACCGAAGCTGGAAAATTTGCACGCTTCAACATCCCTTCCCTTTTTGCATATGCACTTCTTCAGTGTCTTGTGAGATTCTTACAGACTCAAAATATTGTATTTCCAATGATGCTGAGCTCTGGAATCACCACTTTACTGCATATCCCTATATGTTGGCTTCTTGTGTTTAAATCTGGACTTGGAGGCAGGGGAGCGGCACTGGCAAATTCCATCTCTTACTGGATCAACGTGCTATTTTTGGTTATTTATATCAGGTTCTCTTCAGCATGTGCGAAAACTTGGACAGGCCTTTCGAAGGAGGCCTTTCAAAATGTTCTTACATTTCTCAGACTCGCTATCCCATCAGCTGTCATGGTCTG CTTGGAAATGTGGTCGTTTGAATTGATTGTTCTTTTATCTGGTCTTCTTCCTAAACCAGAGTTGGAAACCTCAGTGCTTTCTATCAG CCTCAATACTGCAGCTATGGTTTGGATGATCCCTTTTGGACTCAGTTCTGCTGTGAG CACTCGAGTTTCAAATGAATTAGGAGCAGGGCATCCAAAAACAGCACAGTTATCAGTATGTGTCGTCTTAGTCATGGCCATTACCGAAGGTTTATTGGTGGGATTAGTCCTGATATTAATCCGCAACTTCTGGGGATACGCTTATAGCAACGAAACAGAAGTGGTTGATTATCTGGCGACCATGATGCCGATACTTGCTACATCCAACTTCTTGGATGGCCTCCAGTGTGTTCTTTCAG GCACTGCAAGAGGATGTGGGTGGCAGAAGATTGGAGCATATGTTAATCTTGGGTCGTATTATTTGGTTGGAATTCCATTGGCTGTATTAATGGCATTTGTGTTGCAGATTGGTGGAAAG GGGCTGTGGCTGGGAATCATCTGTGCACTCATTGTTCAAGTGTTGTCACTTCTTACTATAACTATACGAACCAACTGGGAGAAAGAG GCTAAACAAGCTGCAGAAAGAGTATATGACTCGGCAGTTCCAGTTGACATAGTTTCATGA